One genomic segment of Kiritimatiella glycovorans includes these proteins:
- a CDS encoding alpha-L-rhamnosidase, translating to MMTQKTTRWIAAFAAVLISGVVQAETLRPVWPQCERLETAILKPGQTPEFSWGLDADGRDGAAQSAYQIKVATPDGKAVWDSGKVESDDTLDVPYGGPALAPASQFDWQVRVFDEKGKASDWTDPQRFFTGLKSWKSQWITSPEIAALAGNRDKLLEYHPVRMFRQEWSIEKPVKTATLYLSSLGCYRGWINGQLVSEDRFAPSIAQYGIRIFYRAYDVGDLLKAGDNAIAAILGRGSFADGKFGSYGQDFVTRLRAQLEIEYADGSRETVATGPDWRSMQERSPWRSADFNLGGTYDARLFDPAWTTVDFDDSDWKQAVVSAPKEGTLFDPDPVAPCRITEVLKPVTEYEPEPGVYVIDFGKQWAGVCRFTVSLPEGHEVHLRHAQVLRKDRMIDTRNLRHNAENQTTYIAAGTGDEHFEGIPFHYNGCRYVEVRGLPSRDALKEIEVIHLSDTMREVSSFRSSSERLNKLWAMIRQTYLGNLRAGILQGCAGRSERCAWLGDGYTSHVGAIEYFFDSAAHHRKRMQDVRDQVAYRGGTTHPGQVGCRAPSFGTAACPFWSDAATLIPRNAHILYDDIGIVEDQYGDGDGQAKALLDFYLQANAPSGKWTAVNQKGCKIWGPWLGRGMLLPPGSGQDRWNSADYPSDWYWKNRGQLKKSVSKEAFGTAWWSISAQATADMARFLGKESEAREYDAMAERSNEALISEFDNGDGTWDYNDQPIYTYGLYSGAATGDLEAHFLKNLIDAVENYGGHSSGGSDSIRLMLQTLSEQGYGDLAWFMAMRPEMPSFGYMVDAGATTSWERFDLDHPEWGLNFTGGTVSKNHVGYLPVGQWIVEDIVGLRPDPAQPGFKHFFIKPWTGSEPKQMDFRFDSSRGPIRVAWERSGDQVTLNAEVPPNCSATVQWPGGKEETLGSGTHTLTGDAPLKQGEGVEGGLDEIRRYFKANPYDPAKDTNRYFEIKKAKEAAAAEPSGVFTPVIEWNMEALSPHGTVPNAVGEGPYVDAGLTLKGARIVDDPERGKVLAFDGEGATAESLFKWDGHRGIRVEMAVRNEAPTGQSVLLAVPHVFRVFKVAGFAQMAFSSNLKPDVHANSAGIPVLDTGEWRTITAEFDPANGIARIECDGKVATLPVAPGDTLASKKWPIQLGSKLNAFFKGQIDDIRISVMD from the coding sequence ATGATGACACAAAAAACAACACGATGGATCGCCGCTTTCGCGGCGGTATTGATAAGTGGCGTCGTCCAGGCGGAAACCCTTCGCCCGGTCTGGCCGCAGTGCGAACGGCTGGAGACGGCCATTCTCAAGCCGGGGCAGACCCCTGAGTTTTCCTGGGGACTCGATGCCGACGGGCGCGACGGCGCGGCGCAGTCAGCCTATCAGATCAAGGTCGCCACGCCCGACGGCAAAGCGGTCTGGGACAGCGGCAAAGTCGAATCGGACGACACGCTGGATGTGCCCTACGGCGGCCCGGCGCTCGCGCCCGCCTCGCAGTTCGACTGGCAGGTGCGCGTCTTTGACGAGAAGGGCAAGGCCTCGGACTGGACCGACCCGCAGCGCTTCTTCACCGGCCTCAAAAGCTGGAAGTCGCAATGGATCACCTCGCCGGAGATTGCCGCCTTGGCGGGCAACCGCGACAAGCTGCTCGAATACCATCCGGTGCGCATGTTCCGCCAGGAGTGGTCGATCGAAAAGCCGGTCAAAACCGCCACGCTCTACCTCTCCTCGCTGGGCTGCTACCGCGGCTGGATCAATGGCCAACTCGTCAGCGAAGACCGCTTCGCCCCGTCGATCGCCCAGTATGGCATCCGCATTTTCTACCGCGCCTACGACGTGGGCGACCTGCTCAAAGCGGGCGATAACGCGATCGCGGCGATCCTCGGCCGGGGTTCGTTCGCGGACGGTAAATTTGGAAGCTACGGTCAGGATTTTGTGACGCGGTTGCGGGCGCAGCTCGAAATCGAATATGCCGACGGCTCGCGCGAGACCGTCGCCACCGGCCCCGACTGGCGCAGCATGCAGGAGCGGAGCCCCTGGCGCTCGGCGGACTTCAATCTGGGCGGCACCTACGACGCCCGCCTCTTCGATCCCGCCTGGACCACGGTGGACTTTGACGACAGCGACTGGAAACAGGCCGTGGTCTCCGCCCCGAAGGAGGGCACGCTCTTCGACCCGGACCCGGTCGCCCCCTGCCGCATCACCGAAGTGCTCAAGCCGGTCACTGAATACGAACCGGAGCCGGGGGTCTATGTGATCGACTTCGGCAAGCAGTGGGCCGGGGTCTGCCGGTTTACCGTGAGTCTTCCCGAAGGCCATGAGGTCCACCTGCGGCATGCCCAAGTGCTGCGCAAAGACAGGATGATTGACACCCGCAACCTCAGGCACAACGCAGAGAACCAGACGACCTACATCGCGGCGGGAACGGGCGACGAGCATTTCGAGGGCATCCCGTTCCACTACAACGGCTGCCGCTACGTCGAAGTCCGCGGGCTGCCCTCGCGTGACGCGCTCAAGGAAATCGAGGTCATCCACCTGTCCGACACCATGCGCGAAGTCTCCTCGTTCCGTTCTTCCAGCGAGCGCCTGAACAAGCTCTGGGCGATGATCCGGCAGACCTACCTGGGGAATCTCCGGGCCGGCATTCTGCAGGGCTGCGCCGGACGTTCGGAGCGCTGCGCCTGGCTGGGCGACGGCTATACCAGCCACGTCGGAGCAATTGAGTATTTTTTCGACAGCGCAGCCCACCACCGGAAGCGGATGCAGGACGTGCGGGACCAGGTTGCCTATCGGGGAGGAACTACGCATCCCGGGCAGGTCGGCTGCCGGGCGCCGAGCTTCGGAACGGCCGCCTGTCCATTCTGGTCCGACGCGGCCACTCTGATCCCGCGCAACGCGCATATCCTGTACGACGATATCGGTATCGTGGAGGACCAGTACGGCGACGGCGACGGCCAGGCCAAGGCACTGCTCGATTTTTATCTCCAGGCGAATGCTCCTTCAGGCAAATGGACGGCGGTTAATCAGAAGGGTTGCAAGATTTGGGGCCCTTGGCTGGGCCGTGGGATGCTTCTGCCGCCCGGATCGGGGCAGGACCGGTGGAACAGTGCCGACTACCCCAGCGACTGGTATTGGAAGAACCGAGGACAACTCAAGAAGTCGGTTTCGAAGGAGGCCTTCGGAACCGCCTGGTGGTCGATCAGTGCCCAGGCCACGGCCGACATGGCCCGGTTCCTCGGCAAGGAAAGCGAAGCCCGGGAATACGACGCCATGGCCGAGCGAAGCAACGAGGCACTGATCAGCGAGTTCGACAACGGCGACGGCACCTGGGACTACAACGATCAGCCGATCTATACCTATGGACTGTATTCCGGTGCCGCCACGGGCGATCTCGAAGCGCATTTTCTGAAAAATCTGATAGACGCTGTCGAAAACTATGGGGGACACAGTTCCGGCGGCAGTGACAGTATTCGCCTGATGCTGCAGACCCTTTCGGAACAGGGCTACGGCGACCTCGCCTGGTTCATGGCGATGCGGCCGGAAATGCCGTCATTTGGTTACATGGTCGATGCCGGAGCCACCACATCCTGGGAGCGCTTCGACCTCGATCATCCCGAGTGGGGGCTCAACTTCACCGGCGGTACGGTAAGTAAGAATCACGTCGGCTACCTGCCCGTCGGCCAATGGATCGTCGAGGACATCGTCGGCCTGCGGCCCGACCCGGCGCAACCCGGCTTCAAGCATTTCTTCATCAAGCCCTGGACCGGCAGCGAACCGAAGCAGATGGACTTCCGCTTCGACTCCTCGCGCGGCCCGATCCGCGTCGCCTGGGAGCGCAGCGGCGACCAGGTCACGCTCAACGCCGAAGTGCCGCCGAACTGCTCGGCCACCGTCCAGTGGCCCGGCGGCAAAGAAGAAACGCTGGGTTCCGGCACGCACACGCTCACCGGCGATGCGCCGCTCAAGCAGGGCGAAGGCGTCGAAGGCGGGCTCGACGAGATCCGGCGCTACTTCAAAGCAAACCCCTACGACCCCGCCAAGGACACCAACCGCTACTTCGAGATCAAAAAGGCGAAAGAAGCGGCAGCCGCCGAGCCGTCAGGCGTCTTCACTCCGGTCATCGAGTGGAACATGGAGGCGCTGAGCCCGCACGGGACGGTCCCGAATGCGGTCGGGGAGGGTCCCTATGTCGACGCCGGGCTGACGCTCAAGGGTGCGCGGATTGTGGACGATCCCGAGCGCGGCAAGGTGCTCGCTTTCGACGGCGAAGGCGCAACCGCTGAATCGCTCTTCAAGTGGGACGGCCACCGCGGCATCCGCGTCGAAATGGCGGTACGCAACGAAGCGCCGACCGGCCAGTCCGTCTTGCTGGCCGTTCCCCACGTCTTCCGCGTCTTCAAGGTGGCCGGCTTCGCCCAGATGGCGTTCAGTTCCAACCTGAAGCCCGATGTGCATGCAAACAGCGCGGGAATTCCCGTGCTCGACACCGGCGAATGGCGCACGATCACCGCCGAGTTCGACCCGGCCAACGGCATCGCCCGCATCGAGTGCGACGGCAAGGTCGCCACGCTGCCCGTTGCCCCCGGCGACACCCTCGCGTCAAAAAAATGGCCCATCCAGCTTGGCTCCAAACTCAACGCCTTCTTCAAAGGCCAGATCGACGACATCCGCATCAGCGTGATGGACTGA